DNA sequence from the bacterium genome:
CCATTACCGCTAGAACTTCCTGGCGACCCAATGGGTCAAGAGCCGACGCCGGCTCATCAAGGATCAACAAGTCTGGTTGATTGATTTGCGCCAGAGCGATCCCCAGGCGCTGGGTTTCACCACCAGAGAATCCCTTGATCGGCCGGTCGGCCTTATCCGCCAGCCCAACCAGATCCAACATTTCTTTACAGCGCGCGTCGATGCTGGCTTTTGGCCCGCTGAAAAAGAAGCGCGCGGTGAAGTTCAGATTCTCGTGAGCGGTCATCGTGTCGATAAATCGCGGTTGTTGGGGCAGATAACCGATCCGTTCGCGGATCGCTACACTTTCGCGCACAATATCGTATCCAAAGATTGTCCCGCCTCCGCTGGTAGGTTTGCTCAGACCAAGCAGTACTTTCATCAAGGTCGTTTTCCCTGCGCCATTGGGACCAAGGAAACCAAAAATGGAGTTACGGGGAACGGTTATATTGACGGAATTTAATGCCGGAACGCTCCCAAAAATTTTGCTCAGTTTTTGGGTTACGATAACATCATCCATTGTTCCCATATTTCACCTCCTCGTTAGCCACTGCCTGATCCTGCCGCACCATTGGCATAGATCCATTCTGGCAATGTGGTGTCATGATTTATCGATAAACTTAGTCATGGAAGGTTTTACGGCGTGCCGGCTGCTTCGGCTAGTAGATCTTCGAGCCAGACTACTTCTTCAAACAAGCGTTCTTTCCAGCCAGGGGCTAAACGGTCAAGGAGCACAGCCTGGGCAAAGCCAGAATAATAAAACCTCCCATCACCTTCATCGCCGGCCATGCGACGGATCTGGTCGATCTCCTGGTCCCATTTTTGCTGTGCGTCCTGGTAGTGATGGAACTCCCGGTCCTGGTTGAGTTCGGGCAGCGGTTGGTAAGATTCTGTCTGAGCTGCAAGTAAATAAATAAATCGCTCGGCATACTTGGCAACACCTTCTTCCCATTCCCGTTGGCGCTCAAAATCGATCAGATCCGCGGTAAGCTTCGCTGCTATCCGACGTTCTGCGCGCTGCTGTAAGAAAGCGCGCGCCAATCGCAGCGTCTCTTCCTGTGAAGACGCGCGCATCGCTCCATGGAGAAGGTCTAACTCCGCCTGCCAGTCATCTTGGAAGGCCTGATCTTCCCAGGGGTACTGGCTACTTAGCCGGCGAGAGGCTTCTTCGGCGTCGGCCAGACGCTTGGGAGCGCGGATTCCCTGATAAGCGTGCATGGCTTCATGCAATACACCGGTGATATAGGTATCACTGCCCGGCACGAAAAGGCTCACGACCAGCGGATAAGGAATCAGCGGCTGGAGCAGCGCAGGTATATCGTTGCGCATCTCACTCGTAAGCGAAATTTTCATCCATTCCAGACTCATCAGGCTGGCGACCCAACGGTCCCCCACCTGTACGGTAAAGTTTTCGGTCGTTACGCCGGGGGCAATCAGTTTCTGGCGGTAATAGGGTTGGCCATTGAAATCATCCCCAGGAACCACCTCCCAGGCTCGCCCCATTTGTGTCCCCTGTGGAACCTTACGCCATCCTGGGGCTGGCTCCCAGCAGCCAACCAGGAATAGATATTCCTCATTGAAAGCGATCACTGGAATCTCGGCCTGTGCCCAACCAGGCATGACCTGGTCGCCGAGTACCTGCCGCAACTGAAAAACCTCTGCCAGGCGGAATTTATCCGTTGTACTCAACCGGTCAACCAGGCTAGAGCGAGTGGGTTGTCTCGCATTGATTAGCTGGATGAGGCCCGTTAGCAGAAGACACAATCCAGCGAAAGCGACGCTGCCTGTAATTACTAAGCCCAAAACACTGTTCTTCTTTTTCGACACGATCACACTCCTTCCACTTACGCTTCATTCTAGAAATTTGTGTATCGAGTTACATCCATCTTGTAAGGGAACCAGGGCGAACATTCGAATGATCCCTTTCCTGTCCTTTTGGGTAGGAGCCTTACCCAGAAGAACGAGCCAGATCATCACTAATCGGCGTTTCTTTCTGTGCCTGTTCTGCTAACCGATGAAGTTCCAGGGCAATTTGCGCCATTTCGTCACGAGCAGCATTTGCATGGCGTGACAGCAAAAGCTCCGCTTGTGGGGTGTCGAACCCGATCTTACATAGCGCAACCAGAATGGAAACTGGCAACCAAGCGATCATCCGGTACTTTGCCGGTGTAATCGGGACCCCTAACGTTTGTAATACCTGAAACTGCTCGCGGATTGCATGTACCATTTGTACCAGCACCCCAGAAGAATGGGCCAATTCATGGCAATTACCTCCAGCCAGGTAAATCGCATTGGCGATTGGACTGACAATCATGGCATGTGTTTGCATCCAGGCGGTCATATGTGTAGAAATCGTCACAGGAAAACCGGCTGCGTGAAAGATCCGCGCAATTTCTCGAACACGAAGCGATTTTCGTCCATCGATCTCACCGAGGGTAGTGGGCTGGAGCAGTTTTGGCACTATCTGGTAACGAATACAGTACCCGTCACGCTGCCCGCCGGCACCTGGAAATCCCAGCAGCACGCGCTCTTTTCCCAACTGGCGCACAATGTTGTCTGGACCTTCGGCATTATTTACCATCACGAGAATATTCGGTATGCGAGGATTTTTTGCCAACGCAGGTAGTACATCCGCCAGCTGGTTTTTCCGTACCAATACAATTGCCAGGTCGTAAGGATCATCCTCGGAAAGGTGGTCGATGACGGCTACTTTCGTAACCGTCTGTTCCTGCGTCCGGCCATTGATCAGTATCAGCCCGTGCGCGCGGATATCGTCAAGACGGGAGCCACGCGCCAAAACCGTCACAACCTGGCCAGCTTCCTGCAGTTTCGCTGCGTACAAGCTGCCCAGCACACCTGCTCCGAAAACCAGGATATTCATTGTGCACCTATCTTAGCTAGCTAAAAGATGATGATTTCCAGCGGCATAAAGTTGCGAGCAGACACGTCCTTCATACCCATGCCTTGCGTTAAAAATCTATGGGTCACAACTGCAAATGGCTCGCCGACCGCCACAATGTGATGGTCGGGATCAAAGACACGGAAAACACGCTGTCCCCAGGGCTGCTCGCGAATGGGATGCACGATCTTTATGCCAGATTGCTCCAGGCGATCCCATACTGCATCCAGGGTCTCTGTCTGGAAATACAATTCGAAGGTGCCGCAGCCTTCCGGTTGTTGATCCACACAGGGCTGATTGAAAATCCTCTGGCTTTCATCGTCGAACTGCCAAAGCGCAAAACCAGATTCAAAATATGTCATCTCACCGTGATCCATATCCACCCTTTGTTCAAGCAGGTCAGCATAAAAACAATGGGAAGCAGCTAGATCTTTGACAAACAGAACAGAGGACTGAAACTTGATCATCATAAATCCTTTATGATCGAGAACCAAACGTAGAATTAGAACGGAAGAAATGCCTCCACATAAGCCGCACCAATCAGGCAAAGCACACCAGCTGCGGCAACCATCCGTTCGCCCTTTGAAAAGCGCAGATTCTTGAGCTTGCGCTGGTGCACCCACTGCCTGGCCGGGAAGGTATCACTGACCAACAGCGACTTGGGTAACGTGACGGCGCAAAGCAGGGCATATGCACTGGTCTCCCACAACCCAATGCGTAGAAAGGCCGTATTGGCCTGGGCCACGCTGGTAAATGGCTCCAAAAAACCGTTCGTTCCAGCCGTCCAACCAATCATCACTGCCTGTATCGCCAGGATGATCAGGCCAGGCGTGATCGCGCCAAAGCGTACAAATAGGTTGCCGGCGATGATCAACAGGAGCAGCAGGCTGTTGGAGGCGATAATCGTTCCAAACACCCCCCAGCCAGTCTGCCGTTGAACCTCCACCGCGCTGCCCCAGGCCTGCGGGTACGTAAAATACGCGAGACCAAAGATCAGCCAGAGTGCAGCAGAAAACCCCAGCCAGATGAAAAGAGTCCGGGAAACCACATTTTTTTGATA
Encoded proteins:
- a CDS encoding ketopantoate reductase family protein — its product is MNILVFGAGVLGSLYAAKLQEAGQVVTVLARGSRLDDIRAHGLILINGRTQEQTVTKVAVIDHLSEDDPYDLAIVLVRKNQLADVLPALAKNPRIPNILVMVNNAEGPDNIVRQLGKERVLLGFPGAGGQRDGYCIRYQIVPKLLQPTTLGEIDGRKSLRVREIARIFHAAGFPVTISTHMTAWMQTHAMIVSPIANAIYLAGGNCHELAHSSGVLVQMVHAIREQFQVLQTLGVPITPAKYRMIAWLPVSILVALCKIGFDTPQAELLLSRHANAARDEMAQIALELHRLAEQAQKETPISDDLARSSG
- a CDS encoding ABC transporter ATP-binding protein, translated to MGTMDDVIVTQKLSKIFGSVPALNSVNITVPRNSIFGFLGPNGAGKTTLMKVLLGLSKPTSGGGTIFGYDIVRESVAIRERIGYLPQQPRFIDTMTAHENLNFTARFFFSGPKASIDARCKEMLDLVGLADKADRPIKGFSGGETQRLGIALAQINQPDLLILDEPASALDPLGRQEVLAVM
- a CDS encoding glyoxalase — encoded protein: MIKFQSSVLFVKDLAASHCFYADLLEQRVDMDHGEMTYFESGFALWQFDDESQRIFNQPCVDQQPEGCGTFELYFQTETLDAVWDRLEQSGIKIVHPIREQPWGQRVFRVFDPDHHIVAVGEPFAVVTHRFLTQGMGMKDVSARNFMPLEIIIF